The proteins below come from a single Cololabis saira isolate AMF1-May2022 chromosome 2, fColSai1.1, whole genome shotgun sequence genomic window:
- the hp gene encoding haptoglobin — protein sequence MVHLSDSESGGGYAGGALISEHWVLTAGRNLFVWKSRQDIGGKDPAIPKVYLGILHKAEANASREVAVEKVFLHPGFQNQSDWDNNLALIKLQHPVIMDDKVAPIPLPERSQHLDSIVEGSGVITGWGWNIYLTAGKSLKRLVLPLANLSDCKSEYERISFTPAVDNNMFCTGPTKYKENVCSGDAGSALAVRDAQTGDIYAAGILSYDKCCTRYNYGVYMKISSYLPWIHSVIRGDTEKSSSLRSNAMSKMFP from the coding sequence ATGGTCCACCTCTCTGATAGCGAGTCGGGAGGAGGCTACGCAGGTGGTGCTCTTATATCTGAACACTGGGTGTTGACGGCTGGCAGAAACCTTTTTGTATGGAAAAGTAGACAGGACATTGGAGGAAAAGATCCCGCTATTCCTAAAGTGTACTTGGGAATCTTACACAAGGCAGAAGCCAATGCCTCCAGAGAGGTCGCTGTAGAAAAAGTGTTTCTCCATCCCGGTTTCCAGAATCAGTCTGACTGGGACAACAACCTGGCTTTGATCAAACTCCAACACCCTGTGATTATGGATGACAAGGTGGCCCCCATCCCTCTGCCAGAGAGGAGCCAACACCTGGACAGCATTGTTGAGGGGTCAGGAGTTATCACTGGCTGGGGCTGGAATATCTACCTCACCGCTGGTAAATCCCTCAAACGCCTTGTTCTCCCCCTGGCCAATCTCTCAGACTGCAAATCAGAATATGAACGCATTTCTTTCACACCAGCAGTGGACAACAACATGTTCTGCACCGGACCCACCAAATATAAGGAAAATGTTTGTTCTGGTGATGCTGGAAGTGCTCTAGCAGTAAGAGACGCTCAAACTGGGGACATATATGCTGCAGGGATCCTCTCCTATGACAAATGCTGCACCAGGTACAATTACGGAGTTTATATGAAGATTTCTTCATATTTACCCTGGATCCACAGCGTCATCAGGGGGGACACAGAGAAATCATCTTCTTTACGCTCTAATGCAATGTCTAAGATGTTCCCTTGA
- the LOC133420428 gene encoding beta-2 adrenergic receptor-like, whose translation MSALLPNVSVPGSTAALLGTTDHPFNLTAAAQAGHGPGQSLAPLCTLCCCGLLNRILAVVFMVILAFAVVIGNVVTLTVFVQTRQSRTPQGYLKVSLAIADMMVGVLVVPFSIYTEIFLMVTSAPPIWYQGSTTSSAVLSSLDGPVNQWQPCMLIGPVFAGCTFVSISTIFLMTLERSVAILWPLHKDTLVTRRRTLLLILLSWAASFLLALAPLIFSRNFTLEYNECSRMCNYTPLLFEGRFPPDSNILLLFPAFDFTLLGGTLAVNIVSFSSIRQYTRKRKLLSEGSLSDGGGGGGGGGGGGCSHRPSFSDIKAAKTIGILTFAFTASFSPIAVFVLGNVVGYTWCNFSFFAFWILTGNSCCNVIIYSVRDHRFRKGVTLLFQREQSLPHGEKT comes from the exons ATGAGCGCTCTGCTTCCCAATGTCAGCGTTCCAGGGAGCACGGCAGCTCTGCTGGGGACCACCGACCATCCCTTTAACCTGACAGCTGCTGCTCAGGCAGGACACGGGCCAGGCCAGTCCCTGGCGCCTCTTTGTACACTCTGTTGCTGTGGGCTCCTCAATCGCATCCTGGCAGTGGTTTTCATGGTCATCTTGGCGTTTGCTGTGGTCATTGGAAATGTGGTCACACTTACGGTCTTTGTGCAAACGAGGCAATCAAGAACACCACAGGGATACTTGAAAG TGTCTCTGGCCATAGCAGACATGATGGTTGGTGTTCTTGTGGTCCCCTTCTCAATCTACACCGAAATCTTTCTGATGGTGACCAGTGCTCCTCCCATCTGGTACCAGGGCAGTACCACCTCATCCGCTGTGCTCTCCTCTTTGGATGGACCAGTGAACCAATGGCAGCCCTGCATGCTGATTGGGCCCGTGTTTGCTGGATGCACTTTTgtctccatcagcaccatcttCCTGATGACCTTGGAGCGCAGTGTAGCCATCCTGTGGCCGCTCCACAAGGACACATTGGTGACCCGAAGAAGAACGCTGCTCCTCATCCTGCTCTCCTGGGCGGCCAGCTTTCTGTTGGCTCTCGCTCCTCTCATCTTCAGCAGAAACTTCACTTTGGAGTACAACGAGTGCAGTCGTATGTGTAACTACACCCCCCTACTGTTTGAAGGCCGATTCCCACCTGACTCCAACATTCTGTTGCTCTTTCCAGCATTTGATTTCACACTGCTCGGGGGCACGTTAGCAGTAAATATTGTGTCTTTCTCTAGCATTCGTCAGTACACCAGAAAACGCAAACTACTTTCAGAGGGAAGCCTCAgtgacggaggaggaggaggaggaggaggtggagggggaGGATGCTCTCACAGGCCATCTTTTTCTGACATCAAGGCTGCAAAGACAATTGGCATACTAACATTTGCCTTTACAGCATCCTTCTCTCCCATTGCAGTATTTGTGCTTGGAAATGTGGTGGGATACACTTGGTgtaacttttccttttttgcctTCTGGATTCTGACAGGAAACAGTTGCTGTAACGTCATTATCTACAGTGTTAGGGACCACCGCTTCAGGAAGGGTGTGACCCTGCTCTTTCAAAGAGAGCAATCCCTCCCACATGGTGAGAAGACCTGA